A genomic segment from Glycine soja cultivar W05 chromosome 20, ASM419377v2, whole genome shotgun sequence encodes:
- the LOC114402299 gene encoding late embryogenesis abundant protein 1-like, with translation MSSAQQNFNAGQTQGQTQAKAEHFVQSTKETASAAADKANAASNTTGQTVQQNKEESAGFLQQTGEQVKNMAQGAVDSVKHTLGMDKK, from the exons ATGTCAAGTGCCCAACAAAACTTCAATGCAGGCCAAACCCAAGGCCAGACTCAG GCTAAGGCAGAACATTTTGTCCAATCCACAAAGGAAACAGCTTCGGCAGCTGCTGACAAGGCTAATGCAGCTTCTAACACAACAGGGCAAACTGTTCAACAAAACAAGGAAGAATCTGCTGGTTTTCTCCAACAG ACTGGGGAGCAAGTGAAGAACATGGCTCAAGGTGCAGTGGATAGTGTGAAGCACACACTCGGGATGGACAAGAAGTGA